A genomic region of Alicyclobacillus sp. SO9 contains the following coding sequences:
- the pheA gene encoding prephenate dehydratase: protein MDIYYFGPEGTFTQQAAMDFVNVCGWPQAQLRPVSSIADALLTVQQAMAQAHPAFACIPLENSIQGSVTASWDGLGHKASSALPHPSIVSALKLSIHQNLMVKDSSVSLSELKTVYSHPQALAQCRDWISQNLPQAVAVSAESTAAAARRVAESQDKSVAAIGAAAAAKLYQLYLAKESIEDIANNTTRFGLVGDAALFESAAGGFVVSCKNHSNGKPKETLSLLLSQVENSPGGLSKVLKPFSDSHFNLNRIESRPVGTHLGTYVFYIDVEYDSVNGKQYWSQVEDVLYDLGVEVKVLGHFCEF from the coding sequence GTGGACATTTATTACTTTGGACCAGAAGGAACGTTTACACAACAGGCAGCCATGGACTTTGTCAACGTCTGTGGCTGGCCGCAGGCTCAATTAAGACCTGTTTCATCCATCGCGGATGCCTTGCTGACGGTACAACAGGCAATGGCGCAAGCACATCCAGCCTTTGCTTGTATCCCGTTGGAAAACAGCATTCAAGGCAGCGTAACGGCAAGCTGGGATGGACTCGGTCACAAAGCCTCGTCCGCATTGCCACATCCGAGCATCGTATCCGCATTAAAACTCTCTATTCACCAGAACTTAATGGTCAAAGATAGTTCTGTATCTCTGTCTGAGTTGAAGACTGTATATTCTCATCCACAAGCTCTGGCTCAATGTCGCGACTGGATTTCACAGAATCTTCCGCAGGCGGTTGCAGTGAGTGCAGAAAGCACCGCTGCAGCTGCACGGCGCGTGGCGGAAAGTCAAGACAAATCCGTGGCAGCCATCGGAGCGGCTGCGGCAGCGAAACTGTATCAGTTGTACCTAGCGAAGGAATCTATTGAGGACATTGCCAATAATACAACCCGGTTTGGATTGGTCGGTGATGCTGCCCTATTCGAGTCCGCTGCAGGCGGTTTTGTGGTGTCCTGCAAAAACCATTCAAACGGGAAACCGAAAGAGACACTCAGTTTGCTTTTAAGCCAGGTTGAAAACAGTCCCGGCGGACTGTCAAAAGTGTTGAAACCGTTCTCAGACAGCCATTTTAACTTAAATCGAATCGAGTCTCGTCCTGTTGGGACCCATTTGGGGACTTATGTGTTTTATATTGACGTAGAGTACGATTCGGTGAATGGCAAACAGTACTGGTCTCAAGTGGAAGATGTATTGTATGACCTTGGCGTCGAGGTCAAGGTATTGGGTCACTTTTGCGAGTTCTGA
- a CDS encoding endospore germination permease: MSERISRLQFVVLMIWNILGTGFVTIPFAFAHFDIRDSWIAALLFMAGTTVATLVYYIFLKVFPNAVLSDAIEQGYGRAIGFLMHFFIIVWFVVTTAMLVRELNLFVETTILPKSPLYLINAAMIVAVVYAAYAGIEVMGRTAELVSLIAFAAILAVIVMPVSKADFHQLTPILANGWTPVLRASITPDISFALEFIVGLQFITSLKRPDKAAQDVMIAGGVVTATLLFGTLLVTTVLGPAAAYLAFPGVEVARSIQFGQFVERVDTIIVLTTVGTLFLKISIFFYALCNYTASALRLVSMKHITLPAGMLVWTGSILFWKNASAIQSYMLFVTPAYFFVTLLLIPMGGAALALLRRTAVRPAQNSQK, from the coding sequence ATGTCTGAACGGATTTCCCGGCTGCAGTTTGTGGTCCTCATGATATGGAACATATTAGGCACCGGATTTGTAACCATTCCGTTTGCGTTTGCTCACTTTGACATTCGAGACAGTTGGATTGCAGCGCTGTTGTTTATGGCTGGAACCACAGTCGCAACTCTAGTGTATTACATCTTTCTGAAAGTATTTCCAAACGCAGTACTATCGGACGCCATTGAGCAGGGGTACGGCAGAGCAATCGGTTTCCTCATGCATTTTTTCATCATTGTCTGGTTTGTCGTCACAACAGCCATGTTAGTCAGAGAACTGAACCTGTTCGTTGAAACGACAATTCTTCCCAAGTCGCCTCTGTACCTCATTAATGCAGCGATGATAGTGGCCGTGGTGTATGCTGCCTACGCGGGGATTGAAGTCATGGGTCGGACCGCAGAACTCGTCTCATTGATTGCCTTTGCTGCCATTTTGGCAGTCATCGTCATGCCCGTTTCCAAAGCGGATTTTCACCAACTGACCCCCATCCTTGCCAATGGTTGGACACCGGTTTTAAGGGCCTCCATCACGCCGGACATTTCCTTTGCTTTGGAATTCATTGTTGGACTGCAATTCATCACTTCTCTGAAGCGTCCAGACAAGGCTGCTCAGGATGTAATGATAGCAGGCGGCGTAGTCACCGCAACTCTGCTGTTTGGAACTCTGCTAGTGACCACGGTCTTGGGACCCGCTGCTGCCTACCTGGCATTCCCAGGCGTTGAAGTTGCACGCAGCATTCAATTCGGGCAATTCGTAGAACGCGTAGACACCATTATTGTCTTGACGACAGTAGGTACACTGTTTCTTAAAATCTCCATCTTCTTTTATGCTTTGTGTAACTACACCGCTTCTGCACTCCGACTTGTCAGCATGAAACACATTACACTCCCGGCCGGTATGTTAGTCTGGACGGGCAGCATTTTGTTTTGGAAAAACGCCTCAGCCATCCAGTCCTATATGCTGTTTGTTACTCCTGCCTACTTTTTTGTCACGCTTCTCTTAATTCCAATGGGAGGAGCAGCCCTCGCACTCCTTCGCAGAACTGCAGTCCGACCGGCTCAGAACTCGCAAAAGTGA
- a CDS encoding Ger(x)C family spore germination protein has protein sequence MMPKHSKQKPRKAASVALLGLLLLAFVTGCTPDMTEVDDINIVLAVGVDQIDDKTVQVTAQIVRPQGQSGQQDKSSESQCLVESVQGRTIEDAMQQFELELPRKTFLPHNTMFVFGKSYAEKGLDRAFDYLERDRNYRRNQLLLLTQGSARTLLTADTAPESVNAMGIRQLVKQYGERSKQLDSIQLRVMREFLSASKSPIMTDLKKTEAGAVKISGIGVFHSGRVTTWLNNEETMGLIWFRGPTHNIVMNFPCKNSHAADTGNTFRILSTHVKVVPAVSGTHVHYTVHLDGQAEVLRVCQNTAMKTETINQLEKSLAQDVKLEMQSTMAKLKASKVDGVKFGTVLFQHNPTAWRRFSKDWDTTFQAATVTYDVKFHILRNGLSSSSPNKDYTPQQLPPKAGRKGETT, from the coding sequence ATGATGCCCAAACACAGCAAACAGAAACCGAGAAAGGCTGCCTCTGTTGCTCTCCTGGGCCTTTTGCTACTGGCCTTTGTGACGGGCTGTACACCAGACATGACGGAAGTAGATGACATTAATATCGTTCTTGCCGTGGGAGTCGATCAAATCGATGACAAAACCGTTCAGGTTACAGCCCAAATTGTGCGTCCCCAGGGTCAGTCCGGACAGCAGGACAAATCGTCCGAAAGCCAATGCCTGGTGGAATCGGTTCAAGGAAGAACGATTGAAGATGCTATGCAACAGTTTGAGTTGGAATTGCCCAGAAAAACCTTTCTGCCGCACAATACAATGTTTGTATTTGGGAAATCCTATGCAGAAAAAGGATTGGACCGAGCGTTCGACTACTTGGAACGGGACAGAAATTACCGCCGTAATCAGTTGCTTTTGTTGACACAAGGTTCAGCTAGGACCCTATTGACAGCAGATACGGCTCCGGAAAGCGTAAACGCAATGGGAATTCGACAGCTCGTCAAACAATACGGGGAGCGCTCAAAGCAATTGGACAGCATTCAACTCCGCGTGATGCGTGAGTTTCTGTCAGCGTCCAAGTCCCCAATTATGACGGATTTGAAGAAGACAGAAGCCGGTGCTGTCAAGATCTCGGGGATTGGTGTTTTTCACAGCGGACGCGTTACAACTTGGCTAAACAACGAAGAGACGATGGGATTAATCTGGTTTCGAGGCCCAACGCACAACATTGTCATGAACTTCCCGTGCAAAAATTCTCACGCGGCAGACACAGGTAACACATTTCGCATTCTTTCAACCCATGTGAAGGTTGTACCCGCTGTATCCGGAACCCATGTTCACTACACCGTTCATTTGGACGGACAAGCAGAAGTTCTGCGAGTCTGTCAGAACACGGCTATGAAGACGGAAACCATCAATCAACTGGAAAAAAGCCTTGCTCAGGATGTGAAACTTGAAATGCAGAGCACTATGGCGAAACTCAAGGCCAGCAAGGTTGACGGTGTAAAATTCGGCACAGTTTTGTTTCAGCATAATCCGACGGCGTGGCGCCGGTTTAGTAAAGACTGGGACACAACGTTTCAAGCCGCGACTGTCACCTATGACGTGAAGTTCCACATTCTCAGAAACGGCCTGAGTTCATCAAGCCCGAACAAGGACTACACGCCGCAGCAACTTCCGCCAAAAGCAGGTAGAAAGGGAGAGACAACATGA
- a CDS encoding spore germination protein codes for MRRDGQENSRRNRKSNESIRKFETKLDDSLPNNPVPESLEEFESEFNDAWDNCSDVKVSHITVSGGELHVSWINALTDRQNMQHGILSPITTYHNTLNSLEDVEHVLASAPVEHLANMADLHRALTNGRIAIYLDGNSEALAIDVSNMPGKAIEISQGEPTIEGPQEAYTESLETNLAMIRKKLRTPHLKIESTSIGTLTHSAVTLLYVDSVVSKDLVTEVRQRLARIDVDAIIDINYIREMTKDAPLSIFPTTESTERPDKTISALVQGRAAIMVQGSPHSLLVPATFLQFINSPEDMYSSYWLATPVRFLRNLMFWSSILLPSLYVSLLSYHQDLIPTPLLISLEGQHEGIPFPTVVEAFLMQFFFEALREAGQRLPRAVGQSVSIVGGLVIGDAAVNAGIVSPGMVIVVATTGVASFTLASYSFVNTTRVLQFAFLTLAGLMGLYGVMIGGLILVTHLVSLRSYGVPYMTPVAPATLGDMRDAVFRAPWWAMKTRPAMYHLQDRQRTNTPKPGPKAGQ; via the coding sequence ATGCGTCGTGACGGTCAGGAAAATTCGAGAAGAAACAGGAAGTCAAATGAGAGCATCCGTAAGTTCGAAACAAAGCTGGATGATTCACTTCCAAACAATCCAGTTCCGGAGAGCCTGGAGGAGTTTGAATCCGAGTTTAATGATGCATGGGACAACTGCAGTGACGTAAAGGTCTCGCATATTACTGTGTCCGGGGGAGAACTCCACGTATCCTGGATCAACGCACTCACAGACCGCCAGAATATGCAGCACGGTATTCTCAGCCCAATAACAACATATCACAATACACTGAACTCCCTTGAAGACGTTGAACACGTGCTGGCTTCCGCTCCAGTGGAACACCTAGCGAATATGGCAGACCTCCATCGCGCGTTGACCAATGGCCGCATTGCTATCTATCTCGACGGCAACAGCGAAGCTCTTGCCATTGACGTCAGCAACATGCCGGGAAAAGCCATTGAGATCTCCCAAGGCGAACCCACTATTGAAGGACCTCAAGAAGCATACACGGAGAGCCTGGAAACCAATTTGGCAATGATTCGAAAAAAGCTGAGAACACCACATTTGAAGATTGAAAGTACAAGTATTGGGACGCTGACTCATTCCGCCGTAACACTCTTATATGTGGATAGTGTTGTCTCCAAAGACTTAGTCACGGAAGTCAGACAAAGGCTCGCCCGCATTGACGTGGATGCAATCATTGACATAAATTATATCCGCGAAATGACAAAGGACGCTCCGCTCTCTATATTCCCAACAACGGAGTCGACAGAACGGCCCGATAAAACCATTTCTGCACTGGTTCAGGGTCGCGCGGCGATTATGGTACAGGGTTCACCCCACTCTCTGCTAGTGCCGGCGACCTTCTTGCAGTTTATCAATTCACCAGAAGACATGTATTCGAGTTACTGGCTGGCAACCCCTGTTCGGTTCTTGCGCAACCTGATGTTTTGGTCGTCAATCCTTCTGCCGTCGTTGTACGTATCACTGCTGTCATACCATCAGGACCTCATCCCCACACCGCTGCTTATCAGTCTGGAAGGACAGCACGAAGGGATTCCCTTCCCCACTGTTGTGGAAGCATTTTTGATGCAGTTTTTCTTTGAAGCACTGCGTGAAGCCGGCCAACGACTGCCCCGGGCTGTGGGCCAGTCTGTAAGTATTGTGGGTGGTCTAGTTATTGGAGATGCCGCTGTCAACGCTGGCATCGTATCCCCCGGCATGGTCATCGTTGTTGCCACAACGGGTGTCGCTTCTTTTACTCTGGCATCCTATTCATTCGTAAATACGACGCGCGTTCTTCAGTTTGCTTTTTTGACATTAGCCGGATTGATGGGACTGTATGGAGTTATGATTGGCGGCTTAATCCTCGTGACGCATCTGGTCTCCCTCCGCTCCTACGGCGTACCCTATATGACGCCGGTTGCCCCGGCTACTTTGGGAGATATGCGAGATGCGGTATTTCGCGCACCTTGGTGGGCAATGAAGACACGACCTGCCATGTATCACCTTCAAGACAGGCAGAGAACCAACACTCCGAAACCAGGTCCGAAGGCGGGACAATGA
- a CDS encoding FMN-binding glutamate synthase family protein, translated as MRFYPLLTSLWVVVLQVILAGLAMVVTWYVLKYQLTMRLKRLMQDKYAENLWEGITALRHVGIQTTFENELRSANSGILYKPLGSSRNFPNFDGLLFSPVQLTDCPLDSSVPVSVRTVLGKHCSRPMVLSMPIMSSAMGYGVALSKSFSLALAKGTGAAGTAFNTGQGPVLPEHRSNSKRMIVQYHGGFWRASDDMLAQADMIEIRFGQGANAGAGTPVPTDRMPEDVFRDFAAMADSTFEQLYIPAGMPDAKDRRELKDLVEHLRGIGRGAPIAIKLAASNNLEQDLEAVVYAGADVVVLDGAQAGTHGSPAILVDDFGLPTLAALCRATRYLEHVPSRKRPDVVVSGGIRTPGDVLKAVTLGATAVYMGSAVLFATTHTQILKPLPFEPPTQIAWAEGGFADDFSIEEGARSLANFLTSYQEELQAGIRALGKTSLSELSESDLVAWDKEAARVTGLTLV; from the coding sequence TTGAGGTTTTATCCTTTGCTCACTTCACTTTGGGTAGTCGTCCTGCAAGTGATATTGGCAGGACTCGCAATGGTTGTGACCTGGTACGTGCTTAAGTATCAACTGACCATGCGCTTAAAACGCTTGATGCAGGACAAATATGCGGAAAATCTCTGGGAAGGAATAACAGCACTGCGTCATGTGGGTATACAGACGACCTTTGAAAACGAACTTCGTTCTGCGAACAGTGGAATTCTCTATAAGCCTCTCGGGTCGAGCAGGAATTTTCCCAATTTCGACGGACTGCTGTTTTCTCCCGTACAATTAACGGATTGCCCTTTGGATAGTTCTGTTCCTGTGTCTGTAAGGACTGTGCTTGGGAAGCATTGTTCCCGTCCAATGGTCTTGTCCATGCCCATCATGTCTTCAGCCATGGGCTACGGGGTCGCACTGAGCAAATCCTTCAGTCTTGCGCTGGCGAAAGGGACGGGAGCCGCTGGTACGGCATTTAATACGGGGCAGGGACCCGTCCTGCCGGAACATCGGAGCAATTCCAAACGGATGATTGTTCAGTATCACGGCGGGTTTTGGCGGGCATCAGACGATATGTTGGCACAAGCGGATATGATTGAAATTCGTTTTGGTCAAGGGGCGAATGCTGGCGCAGGAACGCCAGTTCCCACAGATCGAATGCCTGAGGATGTATTTCGCGACTTTGCTGCCATGGCTGACAGTACATTTGAACAGTTGTATATACCTGCCGGGATGCCCGATGCAAAAGACCGACGTGAACTGAAAGACCTTGTAGAGCACTTGCGCGGGATTGGGAGAGGTGCGCCGATTGCAATCAAGTTGGCGGCGTCGAACAATTTGGAACAGGACTTGGAGGCGGTGGTGTATGCCGGTGCAGACGTGGTGGTGTTGGATGGAGCACAGGCCGGGACCCACGGTTCCCCTGCCATCCTGGTAGATGACTTCGGGTTGCCGACTTTGGCCGCCCTGTGCCGGGCCACCCGGTATTTGGAGCATGTACCCTCGCGCAAGCGGCCGGACGTTGTTGTGTCTGGCGGAATCAGAACACCTGGTGATGTATTAAAGGCCGTTACCTTGGGAGCAACCGCTGTTTATATGGGGTCCGCTGTGTTATTTGCAACAACCCATACACAAATTTTAAAACCGCTGCCGTTTGAGCCTCCGACGCAAATTGCCTGGGCAGAAGGCGGTTTTGCGGATGACTTTAGCATAGAAGAAGGGGCCCGTAGTCTTGCCAATTTCTTAACAAGCTATCAGGAGGAGTTACAGGCAGGAATTCGGGCATTGGGGAAGACGTCGTTGTCAGAGTTATCAGAGTCGGATTTGGTTGCATGGGACAAAGAGGCAGCCAGAGTGACGGGTCTCACTCTGGTCTGA
- the typA gene encoding translational GTPase TypA, protein MKASINLRNVAIVAHVDHGKTTLVDQLLRQSGLFHQHEHLAERAMDSNDLERERGITILAKNTAIPYGDTRINIVDTPGHADFSGEVERIVKMVDGVLLVVDAFEGVMPQTKFVLQKALAQGLVPVVVVNKMDRPNARPSEVVDEVLDLFIELGASMEQCEFPVVYTSALAGVATNDVDTKGENMKPLFDAIINHIPQPEVDTEGPLQWQVTMLDYNDYLGRIGVGRVARGIIRTGDNIIVMKREGNPSRARIAKLFSFEGLKRVEVNEAYAGDIVAVAGIADITVGETVCHPEHPEALPLLTIDEPTLEMTFMVNDSPLAGREGTHVTSRKLRERLMTELESDVSLRVTETNDADAFLVASRGELHLSILIETMRREGYELQVSKPRVILHNEGSRVLEPIEFMVVDVPSESVGSVVEALGVRKGEMVHMEPSASGETTRIEFHVPSRGLIGFRTEFLTMTKGYGILHHRFLEYGDWRGDVVTRRQGVLVANEGGVTTSYSLQNLEDRGIMFVTPGTTVYEGMIIGEHTRENDLTVNVVKQKHMTNVRSATKDETVRLKAAHTLSLEQAMTYIEDDELCEITPENVRLRKRVLNKGERDKLAKRKVQA, encoded by the coding sequence ATGAAAGCAAGTATTAACCTTCGTAATGTTGCCATTGTCGCACACGTCGATCACGGCAAGACCACCCTAGTCGATCAACTGTTACGACAATCCGGCTTGTTTCATCAACATGAACATTTGGCAGAGCGGGCGATGGACTCCAATGACCTGGAGCGGGAACGAGGCATTACTATTCTCGCCAAGAACACCGCCATTCCCTACGGAGACACCCGCATCAACATAGTTGACACTCCGGGACACGCGGACTTTTCCGGCGAAGTCGAACGGATTGTGAAAATGGTGGACGGAGTACTTTTGGTCGTGGATGCTTTTGAAGGGGTTATGCCGCAGACAAAGTTTGTCCTGCAAAAGGCATTGGCGCAAGGACTTGTACCTGTCGTTGTTGTCAATAAAATGGACCGTCCCAATGCCAGACCTTCGGAAGTGGTTGACGAGGTGCTCGATTTGTTTATTGAATTGGGCGCTTCCATGGAACAATGTGAATTTCCAGTCGTATATACCTCCGCGCTTGCTGGTGTAGCTACGAATGATGTGGACACAAAGGGAGAAAACATGAAGCCTTTGTTTGACGCCATCATCAACCATATTCCACAGCCAGAGGTAGATACCGAGGGCCCGCTGCAATGGCAGGTGACCATGCTCGACTACAATGACTATCTGGGCAGAATTGGCGTCGGTCGTGTTGCCCGAGGCATCATTCGCACGGGTGACAACATCATTGTCATGAAACGCGAAGGCAACCCGAGCCGGGCACGTATCGCCAAGCTGTTCTCCTTTGAAGGTCTGAAACGCGTCGAGGTAAACGAAGCTTACGCCGGTGATATTGTGGCAGTTGCCGGCATTGCGGACATCACTGTAGGTGAGACGGTCTGTCATCCAGAGCATCCGGAAGCACTGCCGCTGCTCACCATCGATGAACCCACTTTGGAAATGACTTTTATGGTCAATGACAGCCCGCTCGCTGGCAGGGAAGGCACTCACGTCACATCCAGGAAACTTCGTGAGAGGCTCATGACAGAACTGGAGTCGGATGTCAGCCTGCGAGTCACCGAAACCAATGATGCTGACGCATTCCTCGTGGCCAGCCGCGGCGAACTGCACTTGTCCATTCTGATTGAAACCATGCGCCGCGAGGGCTATGAACTGCAGGTGTCGAAGCCTCGGGTTATCCTTCATAATGAAGGCTCTCGAGTTTTAGAACCCATTGAGTTCATGGTTGTTGACGTACCTTCTGAAAGTGTCGGTTCTGTCGTAGAAGCACTGGGGGTACGAAAAGGTGAAATGGTGCATATGGAGCCGTCTGCGTCAGGTGAAACTACACGGATTGAATTCCACGTACCGTCACGAGGATTAATTGGCTTTCGTACAGAGTTTCTGACGATGACCAAAGGATACGGCATTCTCCACCATCGCTTTTTGGAATACGGAGACTGGCGCGGCGATGTGGTTACGCGCAGACAGGGCGTGCTGGTTGCCAATGAAGGCGGCGTCACCACCAGCTACAGCCTGCAAAACCTGGAAGATCGCGGAATCATGTTTGTCACTCCCGGAACAACCGTCTACGAGGGTATGATAATAGGCGAACACACCCGCGAAAATGATTTAACCGTCAACGTAGTCAAACAAAAGCATATGACAAACGTGCGCTCTGCTACAAAAGACGAAACCGTCAGACTGAAAGCGGCCCATACGTTGTCTCTAGAGCAGGCTATGACCTATATAGAAGACGACGAACTGTGTGAAATCACGCCGGAGAACGTGCGTTTGAGAAAGCGTGTCCTGAACAAGGGCGAGCGCGACAAACTCGCTAAGCGCAAAGTTCAAGCGTAA
- the rimP gene encoding ribosome maturation factor RimP: MPSERVTDIVERMALPILEQEGLELVDVEYKKEGPNWYLRVFIDKDEGIDIDDCTRVSEQLSDLLDEADPIQNAYFLEVSSPGAERPLKKPADFERAVGKKVFVSLYEPLQKQKNYEGKLQQFDGQRLELAYFQKGVPKQIAIPLEKVAAARLAVDL, translated from the coding sequence GTGCCCAGTGAACGCGTAACTGACATCGTGGAACGAATGGCACTGCCAATCCTGGAGCAGGAGGGGCTGGAACTGGTTGACGTCGAGTACAAGAAAGAAGGTCCAAACTGGTATCTGCGTGTCTTCATTGACAAAGACGAGGGTATCGACATAGACGATTGTACCCGTGTCAGCGAGCAGCTCTCAGATTTACTTGATGAGGCTGATCCCATTCAAAATGCCTATTTCCTCGAGGTCTCGTCTCCTGGCGCTGAGCGTCCTCTAAAGAAACCGGCTGACTTTGAGCGTGCTGTTGGCAAGAAGGTTTTTGTCTCCCTTTATGAGCCGCTTCAAAAACAGAAAAACTACGAGGGAAAATTACAACAGTTCGATGGTCAGCGACTAGAACTCGCCTATTTTCAGAAAGGCGTGCCAAAACAGATTGCAATACCATTGGAAAAGGTAGCAGCGGCAAGGTTGGCCGTAGACTTATAG
- the nusA gene encoding transcription termination factor NusA has product MNVDFIEALDQLEKEKGIDKDTLLEAIEAALISGYKRNFNSAPNVRVEIGRDSGEVHVYARKNVVESVNDNRLEISLDAAVDIDGSYQVGDVVEIEVTPREFGRIAAQTAKQVVTQRIREAERSIIYTQFSDREEEIVTGVVQRVDSRVAYVDLGQTEAVMPSAEQMPTDKFRPGDRVKAFITRVERTTKGPQVVLSRTHPGLLKRLFELEVPEIFEGVVEVKSVAREAGHRSKIAVYSADPDVDPIGACVGARGIRVQTVVGELHGEKVDIIKWSDDPAEYVSSALSPAKVTEVHIQEEEKTARAIVPDHQLSLAIGKEGQNARLAAKLTGWKIDIKSEAQAAEIGMFGRISDDADDEDDGFGTLADDWLSEP; this is encoded by the coding sequence ATGAACGTCGATTTTATTGAGGCGTTAGATCAACTTGAGAAGGAAAAAGGCATTGACAAGGACACCTTGTTGGAAGCCATCGAGGCAGCGCTCATTTCCGGGTACAAAAGGAACTTCAACTCTGCACCCAATGTCAGGGTGGAAATTGGCAGAGACAGCGGTGAAGTTCATGTGTATGCTCGCAAAAATGTGGTGGAGTCTGTCAACGACAACCGCTTGGAAATTTCGTTAGACGCGGCCGTGGATATTGATGGTTCTTATCAGGTCGGAGATGTTGTGGAGATTGAAGTAACACCTCGGGAGTTTGGACGAATTGCTGCGCAAACGGCTAAACAGGTGGTGACGCAGCGCATTCGAGAAGCTGAGCGGTCCATTATTTATACGCAGTTCAGTGACAGGGAAGAAGAAATTGTCACGGGTGTTGTGCAGCGTGTTGACTCGAGAGTGGCCTATGTCGATCTCGGTCAGACAGAAGCGGTCATGCCCTCTGCGGAACAAATGCCGACAGACAAGTTTCGACCGGGAGACAGGGTGAAGGCTTTCATTACCCGGGTTGAACGGACGACAAAAGGACCGCAGGTGGTCTTATCGAGGACACACCCCGGACTATTAAAGCGGTTGTTTGAACTGGAAGTGCCCGAAATTTTCGAGGGTGTGGTCGAGGTCAAGTCTGTGGCTCGGGAAGCGGGGCACCGTTCGAAGATTGCTGTGTACTCGGCCGATCCCGATGTCGACCCAATTGGAGCCTGCGTCGGTGCCAGAGGCATTCGCGTTCAAACGGTGGTAGGCGAGCTTCACGGAGAGAAAGTGGATATCATTAAGTGGAGCGACGACCCGGCTGAGTATGTCTCGAGTGCCCTGTCTCCTGCCAAAGTTACCGAGGTGCATATTCAGGAAGAAGAGAAGACCGCTCGTGCTATTGTACCGGACCATCAGTTGTCTCTTGCTATCGGCAAGGAAGGCCAAAATGCACGTCTTGCGGCCAAGTTGACCGGATGGAAGATTGACATTAAAAGCGAAGCCCAAGCTGCTGAAATTGGCATGTTTGGCCGGATTTCAGACGATGCAGATGATGAAGACGACGGTTTTGGTACATTGGCAGACGACTGGCTGAGCGAGCCGTAG
- the rnpM gene encoding RNase P modulator RnpM, which yields MPRVKKVPLRKCVGCQNMFEKRGLLRVVLTPEGSIELDDTGKRNGRGAYLCRNADCLKQARKRKALERAFKQSISSQVYEQLEQKLGTYVQKD from the coding sequence ATGCCGCGCGTAAAAAAAGTGCCGCTTCGCAAGTGCGTAGGGTGTCAAAACATGTTTGAAAAGCGTGGACTGCTTCGAGTGGTGTTGACGCCGGAAGGCAGCATTGAACTCGATGATACGGGAAAGCGCAATGGACGGGGTGCCTACCTGTGCAGGAACGCAGATTGCCTCAAGCAGGCGCGCAAGCGAAAGGCGTTGGAGCGGGCCTTTAAGCAGTCGATTTCCAGCCAGGTGTATGAACAGCTTGAGCAGAAGCTTGGTACCTATGTGCAGAAGGACTGA
- a CDS encoding ribosomal L7Ae/L30e/S12e/Gadd45 family protein gives MAADFRSKSLSLIGLARKAGKVSVGSTASFAAVTNRSANAGLLAVDAGGNTSKKFRDKCAFYNIPLLEVFSKEELGRACGRNEATLVTVNDPGFAAKLIEYSGEN, from the coding sequence TTGGCTGCTGACTTTCGAAGTAAAAGTTTGTCTTTGATTGGATTGGCGCGAAAAGCGGGAAAAGTGTCCGTAGGCAGTACGGCAAGTTTTGCTGCAGTAACAAATCGCTCGGCAAATGCTGGTCTGTTGGCTGTGGATGCCGGCGGAAATACGTCAAAAAAATTCCGCGATAAATGCGCTTTTTACAATATACCGCTTCTTGAAGTCTTCTCAAAAGAAGAATTGGGTCGAGCGTGTGGACGAAACGAAGCGACGTTGGTGACTGTGAATGACCCCGGGTTTGCAGCGAAACTCATCGAGTACTCTGGGGAGAACTAG